A genomic window from Streptomyces sp. HUAS YS2 includes:
- a CDS encoding ABC transporter permease, translating to MTAPLHDTSAAETAAVDVAAAAPAKAIEGRSPWQIAWTRLKRDKLALAGGAVVFFLILVAIFAPLIVGLLGHPPNEFHEDQIDALFGTPIEPYGGINSDFLLGVEPVNGRDVFSRIVYGARISLLVAFLAALFAVLLGTVLGIIAGYFGGWIDAALSRVMDVMLAFPQLLFTIALVSVLPNDLLGFGGSSIRIGALVVVIGFFGWPYVGRIVRGQTLSLRNREYVEAAQSLGAGRLYILRRELLPNLVAPITVYATLMIPTNILTEAALSFLGAGVKPPTASWGQMLSKAVNTYESDPLFMVIPGLAIFITVLAFNLFGDGVRDALDPKGAR from the coding sequence ATGACGGCACCACTGCACGACACGAGTGCGGCCGAGACCGCCGCTGTCGACGTCGCGGCCGCAGCCCCCGCCAAAGCGATCGAAGGCCGCTCCCCGTGGCAGATCGCCTGGACTCGCCTCAAGAGGGACAAGCTGGCCCTCGCCGGCGGCGCCGTCGTGTTCTTCCTGATCCTGGTCGCGATCTTCGCGCCGCTCATCGTCGGCCTGCTCGGCCACCCGCCGAACGAGTTCCACGAGGACCAGATCGATGCGCTGTTCGGCACGCCGATCGAGCCGTACGGCGGCATCAACTCCGACTTCCTACTGGGCGTCGAGCCGGTCAACGGCCGCGACGTGTTCAGCCGGATCGTCTACGGCGCCCGGATCTCGCTCCTCGTCGCCTTCCTGGCGGCACTCTTCGCGGTCCTGCTCGGCACGGTCCTCGGCATCATCGCCGGCTACTTCGGCGGCTGGATCGACGCCGCGCTGAGCCGCGTCATGGACGTCATGCTCGCCTTCCCGCAGCTGCTCTTCACGATCGCCCTGGTCTCCGTGCTCCCCAACGACCTGCTGGGCTTCGGTGGTTCGAGCATCCGGATCGGCGCCCTGGTCGTCGTCATCGGCTTCTTCGGCTGGCCGTACGTCGGACGCATCGTCCGCGGCCAGACCCTGTCGCTGCGCAACCGCGAGTACGTCGAGGCGGCCCAGAGCCTCGGCGCCGGCCGCCTCTACATCCTGCGCCGGGAGCTGCTGCCCAACCTGGTGGCCCCGATCACCGTCTACGCGACGCTGATGATCCCCACGAACATCCTGACCGAGGCGGCCCTCAGCTTCCTCGGCGCGGGAGTCAAGCCGCCCACGGCCTCGTGGGGGCAGATGCTGTCGAAGGCCGTCAACACCTATGAATCGGACCCCCTGTTCATGGTGATCCCCGGCCTCGCGATCTTCATCACCGTGTTGGCGTTCAACCTCTTCGGCGACGGCGTGCGCGACGCGCTGGACCCGAAGGGCGCCCGCTGA
- a CDS encoding enhanced serine sensitivity protein SseB C-terminal domain-containing protein: protein MSASRDAAAGRTGQAGGQVEHLMRQVAPGRFDAYEALLGALAAEPVWMLLWHGQPGSSDAQYGNMQVDGLGYAPCVTSAQELAASGWNRAHEVVTGQDIARALYPDRWGIWLNPHAPGGGVGIPWADLRRIATGLDRMPAGPLRLSEPAIEIPQFYALLTQNAHRTPAVRSLRRAWVQPVLGSPYLAIGLDLYDTSPASVESVRAMMRQSVAAVPDGLPVSTVAMSDDHDPVTMWLRATARPFYDREAHAAPSRGSAGYGYPQ from the coding sequence GTGAGTGCGTCGCGCGACGCTGCGGCCGGCCGGACCGGACAGGCCGGCGGCCAGGTCGAGCACCTGATGCGCCAGGTCGCTCCCGGCCGCTTCGACGCCTACGAGGCGCTGCTCGGCGCGCTGGCCGCGGAACCGGTCTGGATGCTGCTCTGGCACGGGCAGCCCGGCTCCTCCGACGCCCAGTACGGGAACATGCAGGTCGACGGCCTCGGCTACGCGCCCTGCGTCACCTCCGCCCAGGAGCTGGCCGCCTCCGGCTGGAACCGCGCCCACGAGGTCGTCACCGGCCAGGACATCGCCCGCGCCCTCTACCCCGACCGCTGGGGCATCTGGCTCAACCCGCACGCTCCCGGCGGCGGCGTCGGCATCCCGTGGGCCGACCTGCGGCGCATCGCCACCGGTCTGGACCGGATGCCCGCCGGACCGCTGAGGCTGTCCGAGCCGGCCATCGAGATCCCGCAGTTCTACGCCCTGCTCACGCAGAACGCGCACCGCACCCCCGCCGTCCGCTCGTTGCGCCGCGCCTGGGTGCAGCCGGTGCTCGGCTCCCCGTACCTCGCCATCGGTCTCGACCTGTACGACACCTCGCCGGCCTCCGTCGAGTCCGTGCGGGCGATGATGCGGCAGTCCGTGGCCGCCGTGCCCGACGGGCTGCCGGTGTCCACGGTCGCGATGTCGGACGACCACGACCCCGTGACGATGTGGCTGCGGGCCACCGCGCGCCCGTTCTACGACCGCGAGGCGCACGCCGCGCCGTCCCGCGGGTCCGCCGGTTACGGCTATCCCCAGTGA
- a CDS encoding ABC transporter ATP-binding protein: MTDKSDVTIPAQATSSPEAPEALLRVEGLTKHFPIKKGLLQRQVGAVKAVDGISFDVRPGETLGVVGESGCGKSTMGRLITRLLEPTGGKVEFQGTDISHLGVAKMRPLRRDIQMIFQDPYGSLNPRHTVGSIVSAPFVLQGVQPEGGVKKEVQRLLGLVGLNPEHYNRYPHEFSGGQRQRIGIARALALKPKLVVADEPVSALDVSIQAQVVNLLDDLQEELGLTYVIIAHDLSVIRHVSDRIAVMYLGKIVELADRKSLYESPMHPYTKALMSAVPIPDPRRRGAKTDRILLKGDVPSPIKPPAGCRFHTRCWKATEICKTQEPPLLELRPGQQVACHHPEGVAAAPEVIEVTVAKPAEEPAAESAAESAPEAEAPSKDDEAPEK; the protein is encoded by the coding sequence GTGACCGACAAAAGTGACGTGACGATCCCGGCGCAGGCGACCTCCTCGCCGGAGGCGCCCGAGGCACTGCTCCGGGTCGAGGGCCTGACGAAGCACTTCCCCATCAAGAAGGGCCTGCTGCAGCGGCAGGTCGGCGCCGTGAAGGCGGTCGACGGGATCTCCTTCGACGTGCGACCGGGGGAGACCCTGGGCGTCGTCGGCGAGTCCGGCTGCGGCAAGTCGACGATGGGCCGGCTGATCACCCGGCTCCTCGAACCGACCGGCGGCAAGGTCGAGTTCCAGGGGACGGACATCTCGCACCTGGGCGTGGCGAAGATGCGCCCGCTGCGGCGGGACATCCAGATGATCTTCCAGGACCCGTACGGCTCACTGAACCCCCGGCACACCGTCGGCTCGATCGTCTCCGCGCCGTTCGTGCTGCAGGGCGTCCAGCCGGAGGGCGGCGTGAAGAAGGAGGTCCAGCGGCTGCTCGGCCTGGTGGGCCTCAACCCGGAGCACTACAACCGCTACCCGCACGAGTTCTCCGGCGGTCAGCGGCAGCGCATCGGCATCGCGCGGGCGCTGGCGCTCAAGCCGAAGCTGGTGGTCGCGGACGAGCCGGTCTCCGCGCTCGACGTGTCGATCCAGGCGCAGGTGGTGAACCTCCTGGACGACCTCCAGGAGGAGCTGGGCCTGACCTACGTGATCATCGCGCACGACCTGTCGGTCATCCGGCACGTGTCGGACCGGATCGCGGTCATGTACCTCGGCAAGATCGTGGAGCTGGCGGACCGCAAGTCGCTGTACGAGTCGCCGATGCACCCGTACACCAAGGCCCTGATGTCCGCGGTCCCGATCCCGGACCCGCGGCGACGGGGCGCGAAGACCGACCGGATCCTGCTGAAGGGCGACGTCCCGTCGCCCATCAAGCCGCCGGCCGGCTGCCGCTTCCACACCCGCTGCTGGAAGGCCACGGAGATCTGCAAGACCCAGGAGCCCCCGCTCCTGGAGCTGCGCCCCGGCCAGCAGGTCGCCTGCCATCACCCGGAGGGTGTGGCGGCGGCGCCTGAGGTCATCGAGGTGACGGTCGCGAAGCCGGCGGAGGAGCCCGCGGCGGAGTCCGCGGCGGAGTCCGCCCCGGAGGCGGAGGCGCCCTCGAAGGACGACGAGGCCCCGGAGAAGTAG
- a CDS encoding ABC transporter ATP-binding protein gives MTEMSKTGTATAAEPVRSAPSDAFLDVRDLKIHFPTDDGLVKSVDGLTFQLEKGKTLGIVGESGSGKSVTSLGIMGLHTVGQYGRQKAQISGEIWLNGQELLSADPDTVRRLRGREMAMIFQDPLSAMHPYYTVGNQIVEAYRVHHDVDKKTAKRRAIELLDRVGIPEPAKRFSNYPHEFSGGMRQRAMIAMALVNNPELLIADEPTTALDVTVQAQILDLIRDLQKEFGSAVVIITHDLGVVAEIADDILVMYGGRCVERGSAESVFYEPQHPYTWGLLGSMPRIDREQTDRLIPVKGNPPSLINVPSGCAFNPRCPYADVPKGGITRTERPELKLATGGESGGRHYSACHMSQEERTRIWTEEIAPKL, from the coding sequence ATGACCGAGATGTCGAAGACCGGAACCGCGACGGCGGCAGAGCCCGTTCGTTCCGCGCCGTCCGACGCGTTCCTGGACGTACGCGACCTGAAGATCCACTTCCCGACCGACGACGGCCTGGTCAAGTCGGTCGACGGCCTCACCTTCCAGCTGGAGAAGGGCAAGACCCTCGGCATCGTGGGCGAGTCCGGTTCCGGCAAGTCGGTGACCTCGCTCGGCATCATGGGCCTGCACACCGTCGGCCAGTACGGCCGGCAGAAGGCGCAGATCTCCGGCGAGATCTGGCTGAACGGGCAGGAGCTGCTCTCCGCCGACCCGGACACCGTGCGCCGCCTCCGCGGCCGCGAGATGGCGATGATCTTCCAGGACCCGCTGTCCGCGATGCACCCGTACTACACGGTGGGCAACCAGATCGTGGAGGCGTACCGGGTCCACCACGACGTCGACAAGAAGACCGCCAAGCGGCGTGCGATCGAACTGCTCGACCGGGTCGGCATCCCCGAGCCGGCCAAGCGCTTCTCCAACTACCCGCACGAGTTCTCCGGCGGTATGCGCCAGCGCGCGATGATCGCGATGGCGTTGGTCAACAACCCCGAGCTGCTGATCGCCGACGAGCCGACGACGGCCCTGGACGTGACCGTCCAGGCGCAGATCCTCGACCTGATCCGGGACCTGCAGAAGGAGTTCGGCTCCGCGGTCGTCATCATCACGCACGACCTCGGCGTGGTCGCCGAGATCGCCGACGACATCCTCGTGATGTACGGCGGCCGGTGCGTGGAGCGCGGCTCGGCGGAGTCCGTCTTCTACGAGCCGCAGCACCCCTACACCTGGGGCCTGCTCGGTTCCATGCCGCGGATCGACCGGGAGCAGACCGACCGGCTCATCCCGGTCAAGGGCAACCCGCCCAGCCTCATCAACGTCCCGAGCGGCTGCGCCTTCAACCCGCGCTGCCCGTACGCGGACGTGCCGAAGGGCGGCATCACCCGGACGGAGCGCCCCGAGCTGAAGCTCGCGACGGGCGGCGAGTCCGGCGGCCGGCACTACTCCGCCTGCCACATGTCGCAGGAGGAGCGGACCCGGATCTGGACCGAAGAGATTGCGCCGAAGCTGTGA
- a CDS encoding enhanced serine sensitivity protein SseB, which produces MDIAWPGNELEETLAASLGTPSAGARLVEVLGRSQVWVPLPQGGGPDSTVLDLPTVEIDGAAYVPVFSSEQQFHACVGAPMAYTVAPARDFARGLPPQLGIAVNPGGTVGVPLPPPAVAELCRTGRTPLDGPASGGRVRLFEPDWQDDPVDFLSAAAAEFDALGVVTTARRVLASVEGGEPALFVGVQLSVYDGVDRDAPLDALGRALGRVQVRWPVNIVLLDVAQDPVADWMLAKVRPFYQRVYA; this is translated from the coding sequence GTGGACATCGCATGGCCGGGCAACGAGCTGGAAGAGACGCTCGCCGCCTCGCTCGGCACCCCCTCCGCCGGAGCCCGTCTCGTCGAGGTCCTCGGGCGCAGCCAGGTATGGGTGCCCCTGCCGCAGGGCGGCGGCCCCGACAGCACCGTCCTCGACCTGCCCACCGTGGAGATCGACGGCGCGGCCTACGTCCCCGTCTTCAGCTCCGAGCAGCAGTTCCACGCCTGCGTCGGCGCCCCCATGGCGTACACCGTCGCCCCCGCCCGTGACTTCGCCCGCGGACTGCCGCCGCAGCTCGGCATCGCCGTGAACCCCGGCGGCACCGTCGGCGTCCCGCTGCCCCCGCCCGCCGTCGCCGAGCTGTGCCGCACCGGCCGCACCCCGCTGGACGGCCCCGCGAGCGGCGGCCGGGTCCGGCTCTTCGAACCCGACTGGCAGGACGACCCGGTCGACTTCCTCTCCGCCGCGGCCGCCGAGTTCGACGCCCTCGGCGTCGTCACCACCGCCCGCCGCGTGCTCGCCAGCGTCGAGGGCGGCGAGCCGGCGCTCTTCGTCGGCGTCCAGCTCTCCGTCTACGACGGCGTCGACCGCGACGCGCCGTTGGACGCGCTCGGCCGCGCGCTGGGGCGGGTCCAGGTCCGCTGGCCGGTGAACATCGTCCTGCTCGACGTGGCCCAGGACCCGGTGGCCGACTGGATGCTGGCCAAGGTGCGCCCCTTCTACCAGCGCGTGTACGCATAA
- a CDS encoding ABC transporter permease — translation MLAYIVRRLFAVVVMLLVVTFVTLGIFFLIPKLTGSDPAAMFVGKQADPASIEGVRQKLGLDDPILVQFWHFVSGIFVGRDYVGGGDTIHCAAPCFGYSFKTEQDVWLMLVDRIPVTVSMVLGAAVLWLVMGVSTGVVSALRRGTMIDRAAMVTALAGVSLPIYFTAMLALLVFRIQLGWLDAKWVPFTESPGSWFMGLLLPWVTLAFLYAAMYARLTRATMLEVLGEDYIRTARAKGLTEPVVLGKHAMRSTMTPILTIFGMDLGALIGGAILTETAFNLPGLGSAAFKAVGDRDLPLILAVTLITAAAVVVMNLVVDLMYAVIDPRVRLA, via the coding sequence ATGCTTGCATACATAGTCCGACGGCTCTTCGCCGTCGTCGTGATGCTGCTCGTCGTCACGTTCGTGACGCTCGGCATCTTCTTCCTGATCCCCAAGCTGACCGGCAGCGACCCTGCCGCGATGTTCGTCGGCAAGCAGGCGGATCCGGCCTCCATCGAGGGCGTCCGGCAGAAGCTGGGCCTGGACGACCCGATCCTGGTGCAGTTCTGGCACTTCGTCTCGGGCATCTTCGTCGGCCGTGACTACGTCGGCGGCGGCGACACGATCCACTGCGCGGCGCCGTGCTTCGGCTACTCGTTCAAGACCGAGCAGGACGTCTGGCTCATGCTGGTCGACCGCATCCCCGTCACCGTCTCCATGGTCCTCGGCGCGGCCGTGCTGTGGCTGGTCATGGGCGTCAGCACCGGCGTGGTCTCCGCGCTCCGGCGCGGCACCATGATCGACCGGGCGGCGATGGTCACGGCGCTCGCCGGCGTCTCGCTCCCCATCTACTTCACCGCCATGCTGGCGCTGCTCGTCTTCCGCATCCAGCTCGGCTGGCTGGACGCCAAGTGGGTCCCGTTCACCGAGTCGCCCGGATCGTGGTTCATGGGCCTGCTCCTGCCGTGGGTCACCCTCGCCTTCCTGTACGCGGCGATGTACGCCCGGCTCACCCGCGCCACCATGCTGGAGGTGCTCGGCGAGGACTACATCCGCACCGCCCGCGCGAAGGGCCTCACGGAGCCGGTGGTGCTCGGCAAGCACGCCATGCGCTCCACGATGACCCCCATCCTGACCATCTTCGGCATGGACCTCGGCGCTCTCATCGGCGGCGCGATCCTGACCGAGACCGCGTTCAACCTGCCCGGCCTCGGCAGCGCGGCCTTCAAGGCGGTCGGCGACCGCGACCTGCCGCTGATCCTGGCGGTCACCCTGATCACCGCGGCCGCCGTGGTCGTCATGAACCTCGTCGTGGACCTCATGTACGCCGTGATCGACCCCCGAGTGAGGCTCGCATGA
- a CDS encoding ABC transporter substrate-binding protein → MTLNSPARRRLAAGALLAAATMLVTTACGGGDAGGDKGNKGAAGFNAAVNKVANASDKKGGELKFIASQEADSWDPQRGYYGFVWDFARYYTRQLVTFKAEPGAASTELVPDLAAEAPQISADGLTYTFKLRDGIAWEDGKAITSKDIKYGIERIWAQDVISGGPIYLQQVLDPKKTYTGPYKDTSADKLGLKAIETPDDKTIIFKLPVANSDFLQMLAMPAASPVRQDKDTKAQYGLKPFSSGPYKFESYTPNKAMKLVRNDKWDQKSDTIRKALPDKISVTFTTNADDMDNRLIEGEYDVDLNATGVGQAARAKVLQQHKENADNPQTGFIRYAVFPQTVIPNIECRKAIIYAADSKSLQTARGGPQAGGDIATNMLPAGVKGSDIKADPYGKLGGKPDLAKAKEALTKCGQPNGFKTTIAVRNNKPIEIATAESLQQSLKAVGIDAQIDQFDGAQTNGIIGSPTVVKQKNYGIIIMGWGADFPSGQGFLQPLVDGRFILPSGNNNFSELNDPAINGLFDQALKETDPNKAGELYKQINTKVSEHAVYLPFTHEKNIIWRSSRLTNVYTADAYNGRYDYASLGVK, encoded by the coding sequence ATGACACTCAACAGCCCGGCGCGGCGCCGACTCGCCGCGGGCGCACTGCTCGCCGCGGCGACCATGCTGGTCACCACCGCGTGCGGCGGCGGCGACGCCGGCGGCGACAAGGGCAACAAGGGCGCCGCGGGCTTCAACGCCGCGGTGAACAAGGTCGCCAACGCCTCCGACAAGAAGGGCGGCGAGCTGAAGTTCATCGCCTCGCAGGAGGCCGACTCGTGGGACCCGCAGCGCGGTTACTACGGCTTCGTGTGGGACTTCGCCCGCTACTACACGCGTCAGCTGGTCACCTTCAAGGCCGAGCCGGGCGCCGCCTCCACCGAGCTGGTCCCCGACCTCGCCGCCGAGGCCCCCCAGATCTCCGCCGACGGCCTGACCTACACCTTCAAGCTGCGGGACGGGATCGCCTGGGAGGACGGCAAGGCCATCACCTCCAAGGACATCAAGTACGGCATCGAGCGCATCTGGGCCCAGGACGTCATCTCCGGCGGCCCGATCTACCTGCAGCAGGTCCTCGACCCGAAGAAGACCTACACCGGTCCGTACAAGGACACCTCCGCCGACAAGCTCGGTCTGAAGGCGATCGAGACGCCGGACGACAAGACCATCATCTTCAAGCTGCCGGTCGCCAACAGCGACTTCCTGCAGATGCTGGCCATGCCCGCCGCCTCCCCGGTCCGCCAGGACAAGGACACCAAGGCCCAGTACGGTCTGAAGCCGTTCTCCTCCGGCCCGTACAAGTTCGAGTCCTACACGCCGAACAAGGCCATGAAGCTTGTCCGCAACGACAAGTGGGACCAGAAGTCGGACACCATCCGCAAGGCCCTGCCGGACAAGATCAGCGTCACGTTCACCACGAACGCCGACGACATGGACAACCGCCTGATCGAGGGCGAGTACGACGTCGACCTCAACGCCACCGGTGTCGGCCAGGCCGCCCGCGCCAAGGTGCTGCAGCAGCACAAGGAGAACGCGGACAACCCGCAGACCGGCTTCATCCGTTACGCGGTGTTCCCGCAGACGGTGATCCCGAACATCGAGTGCCGCAAGGCGATCATCTACGCCGCCGACTCCAAGTCCCTGCAGACCGCGCGTGGTGGCCCGCAGGCCGGTGGCGACATCGCCACCAACATGCTGCCCGCCGGCGTCAAGGGCTCGGACATCAAGGCCGACCCGTATGGCAAGCTCGGCGGCAAGCCGGACCTCGCCAAGGCCAAGGAGGCCCTGACGAAGTGCGGTCAGCCGAACGGCTTCAAGACCACCATCGCGGTCCGCAACAACAAGCCGATCGAGATCGCCACCGCCGAGTCCCTGCAGCAGTCGCTGAAGGCCGTCGGCATCGACGCCCAGATCGACCAGTTCGACGGTGCCCAGACCAACGGCATCATCGGCTCGCCGACCGTGGTCAAGCAGAAGAACTACGGCATCATCATCATGGGCTGGGGCGCCGACTTCCCGTCGGGCCAGGGCTTCCTGCAGCCGCTCGTCGACGGCCGCTTCATCCTGCCGAGCGGTAACAACAACTTCTCGGAGCTGAACGACCCGGCCATCAACGGCCTGTTCGACCAGGCGCTGAAGGAGACCGACCCGAACAAGGCCGGCGAGCTCTACAAGCAGATCAACACGAAGGTCTCGGAGCACGCCGTCTACCTGCCCTTCACCCACGAGAAGAACATCATCTGGCGCAGCTCGCGACTGACCAACGTCTACACGGCCGACGCGTACAACGGCCGCTACGACTACGCGTCGCTCGGCGTCAAGTAA
- the gcvT gene encoding glycine cleavage system aminomethyltransferase GcvT → MSTAPRLTALDALHRSLGATMTDFAGWDMPLRYGSERDEHNAVRTKAGLFDLSHMGEITVTGPQAVELLDFALVGNISTVGVGRARYTMICQEDGGILDDLIVYRLQEQEYMIVANASNAQVVLDAVTERAAGFDAEVRDDRDAYALIAVQGPESPGILKSLTDADLDGLKYYAGLPGTVAGVPALIARTGYTGEDGFELFLKPEHAEGVWKALTEAGAPVGLVPCGLSCRDTLRLEAGMPLYGHELTTSLTPFDAGLGRVVKFEKTTNEGRFVGREALEKAAERAETAPPRKLVGLIAEGRRVPRAGMQVVVDGQVVGEITSGAPSPTLGKPIAMAYVDAAHAEPGTAGVGVDIRGTHEPYEVVALPFYKRQK, encoded by the coding sequence ATGAGCACTGCCCCCCGTCTGACCGCCCTCGATGCCCTGCATCGTTCGCTGGGCGCGACCATGACCGACTTCGCCGGCTGGGACATGCCGCTGCGGTACGGCAGCGAGCGGGACGAGCACAACGCCGTCCGCACCAAGGCCGGTCTCTTCGACCTCTCGCACATGGGCGAGATCACCGTCACGGGCCCGCAGGCCGTCGAGCTGCTCGACTTCGCCCTGGTCGGCAACATCTCCACGGTCGGTGTCGGCCGCGCGCGCTACACGATGATCTGCCAGGAGGACGGCGGCATCCTCGACGACCTGATCGTGTACCGGCTCCAGGAGCAGGAGTACATGATCGTCGCCAACGCCTCCAACGCGCAGGTCGTGCTGGACGCGGTGACCGAGCGGGCGGCCGGCTTCGACGCCGAGGTGCGTGACGACCGCGACGCGTACGCGCTGATCGCCGTCCAGGGCCCGGAGTCCCCCGGCATCCTGAAGTCGCTGACCGACGCCGACCTGGACGGACTGAAGTACTACGCCGGCCTGCCGGGCACGGTCGCCGGGGTCCCCGCGCTGATCGCCCGTACCGGCTACACCGGCGAGGACGGCTTCGAGCTGTTCCTGAAGCCCGAGCACGCCGAGGGCGTCTGGAAGGCGCTGACCGAGGCCGGCGCGCCGGTCGGCCTGGTGCCGTGCGGCCTGTCCTGCCGCGACACGCTCCGCCTGGAGGCGGGCATGCCGCTGTACGGCCACGAGCTGACCACGTCCCTCACCCCGTTCGACGCGGGTCTGGGCCGGGTCGTGAAGTTCGAGAAGACGACGAACGAGGGCCGCTTCGTCGGCCGCGAGGCGCTGGAGAAGGCCGCCGAGCGCGCCGAGACCGCCCCGCCGCGCAAGCTCGTCGGCCTGATCGCCGAGGGCCGCCGGGTGCCCCGCGCCGGTATGCAGGTCGTCGTGGACGGCCAGGTCGTCGGCGAGATCACCTCCGGCGCCCCGTCCCCGACGCTGGGCAAGCCGATCGCCATGGCGTACGTCGACGCCGCCCACGCCGAGCCGGGCACGGCGGGCGTCGGCGTGGACATCCGCGGCACCCACGAGCCCTACGAGGTCGTGGCGCTGCCGTTCTACAAGCGCCAGAAGTGA
- a CDS encoding AAA family ATPase, whose amino-acid sequence MTWQRTGAMATNTGLPAQRVRRAARRGATPVLRDLREREGRGPRVLAFREGDVVVVSGLPGSGKSTLIRRAAQDRTIDSQDVRERWEAKMPRFLPYAVYRPLVRIAHYAGLRSALRSGESLIVHDCGTQGWVRGWLARAARRRGRAMHLILLDVTPETAREGQRDRGRGVSGYAFSRHRHAVGRLLAAAQSPHPPAGCATTTLLDRPAATALRRIAFRREP is encoded by the coding sequence ATGACGTGGCAGCGAACCGGCGCGATGGCGACGAACACCGGCCTACCGGCCCAGCGTGTGCGGCGCGCCGCACGGCGCGGGGCCACGCCCGTGCTGCGCGATCTGCGCGAGCGGGAGGGCCGCGGCCCTCGTGTGCTCGCCTTCCGGGAGGGCGACGTGGTGGTGGTCTCCGGGCTGCCCGGCAGCGGGAAGTCGACGCTGATCCGGCGTGCTGCGCAGGACCGCACCATCGACTCGCAGGACGTCCGTGAGCGCTGGGAGGCGAAGATGCCGCGCTTCCTGCCGTACGCCGTCTACCGCCCGCTGGTCCGGATCGCGCACTACGCCGGGCTGCGCAGCGCCCTGCGCTCCGGCGAGAGCCTCATCGTGCACGACTGCGGCACCCAGGGCTGGGTCCGCGGCTGGCTGGCCCGCGCGGCGCGCCGCCGCGGCCGCGCCATGCACCTGATCCTGCTCGACGTCACCCCCGAGACCGCCCGCGAGGGCCAGCGGGACCGGGGCCGCGGTGTCTCCGGGTACGCGTTCAGCCGGCACCGCCACGCGGTCGGCCGGCTGCTCGCCGCCGCGCAGTCGCCGCACCCGCCGGCCGGCTGCGCCACCACCACCCTGCTGGACCGCCCTGCGGCGACCGCCCTGCGCCGGATCGCCTTCCGCCGCGAGCCCTGA
- the gcvH gene encoding glycine cleavage system protein GcvH — MSNASNPTHLRYSKEHEWLSPAEDDVATIGITEHAANALGDVVYVQLPEVGDTVTAGETCGELESTKSVSDLYSPVTGEVVAANQDVVDDPSLVNTAPFEGGWLFKVRVAEEPKDLLSADEYTAFSGS; from the coding sequence ATGAGCAACGCCAGCAACCCCACGCACCTGCGCTACAGCAAGGAGCACGAGTGGCTGTCGCCCGCCGAGGACGACGTCGCCACGATCGGTATCACCGAGCACGCGGCGAACGCCCTCGGCGACGTCGTGTACGTCCAGCTCCCCGAGGTCGGCGACACGGTGACCGCGGGCGAGACCTGTGGCGAGCTGGAGTCCACCAAGTCGGTCAGCGACCTGTACTCCCCGGTGACCGGCGAGGTCGTCGCCGCGAACCAGGACGTCGTGGACGACCCGTCGCTGGTGAACACGGCTCCCTTCGAGGGTGGCTGGCTCTTCAAGGTGCGCGTCGCGGAGGAGCCGAAGGACCTGCTCTCCGCCGACGAGTACACCGCGTTCTCCGGCAGCTAA